CGCGCTGCGCATCGTGTTAACCCGCGGCGGGCGGCGCCTCGTGATGACGGAGCCGCTCGCGGAGTTCCCCGAGCGGGCGCGCCTCGCGTTCGTCACCTACTCGCCCACACGCATCCTCGACGGCGTGAAGTCGCTCTCGTATGCCGCGAACATGCTCGCGACCCGGATCGCCAGGGAACGCGGATTCGACGATGCCCTGCTCGTCACGCCGCATGGCCGCGTGCTCGAGCTGCCCACGTCCTCGATCTTCTGGGTGGCGGGTGATGGGCAGCTGTGCACCCCACCGCTCTCGGACCACATCCTGGCCTCGATCACGCGCGACAGGCTGATGGGCCTGACGGACGCCGAGGAGCGCCCGTGCACCACCGAGGATCTGCTCGATGCGAGCGAGGCATTCGTGGCGTCGAGCATCCGCGAGGTGCAACCGGTGGGGACGATCGAGGATCGCGACTTCGGCGAACCTGGGGAGCGCACCCGGGCAGCCGCCGCCGCCTTCCGGGAGCACGTTGAACAGGAGCTCGGACGCGCGTCCTAGCCGCGCAGCTCTTCGCGCGTGGTGCCCTCCATCTGGTAGCTGAGGTACCAGATCACGTGGCGGGCCACGCCAGCTGCCACAGCGGCCGCTTCGACCGCTCCCCCGATGAGCATCCGCGTCATCTTGTCTTCCATTCTAAGCCTGGTTGACGACTCCCGCCACTAGTGAGAATCGCCACTATCGTCGGTAATCGGCCGCAGTTCGTGAAAGCAGCAGCGGTTTCGCGCCTAATTCGGGGTGCGCACGAGGAACTCCTGGTTCATACGGGTCAGCACTACGACGACGAGCTGTCCCGGATCTTCTTCGAGGAGCTGAACGTGCCTGCGCCGGATCGCGAGCTCGGAGTGGGGTCCGGGACCGCGGCCGAGCAGACCGCGCGCATGCTGAGCGCGCTGGAGCCCGTGCTGCGCGAGTGGGCGCCCGATCTGGTCCTGGTGTACGGGGACACGAATTCCACGCTTGCGGGCGCCCTGGCCGCGGCGCAGCAGCGGATCCCGGTGGCGCACGTGGAGGCCGGCATGCGCTCCGGGGACTGGTCCATGCCGGAGGAGCTGAATCGCGTGCTCACCGATCACGCGAGCGATCTGCTCCTCTGCTCCACGCCCACAGCCGTGGCGAACCTCGAGCGGGAGGGCGTGCGCGGGCGGGTGGAGCTGGTGGGCGATGTGATGGCGGACGTGTCGCTCGCGTTCGCGTCGGTCGCGGAGGAGCGCTCGGACGCGCTCGAGCGCTACGGCGTGGCGCCAGGCGAGTACCTGCTCGTCACGGCGCACCGCGCCGGGAACGTCGACGATCCGGAGCGGCTTCGCCGGCTCGTTGAGCTCCTCGAGGCGCTGCCGGAGAAGGCGGTGTTTCCGCTGCATCCCCGCACCCGGGCGCGGCTCGAGGCGGCGGGCCTGCTCGAGCGCGTTTCGGGCGCGCCGCGGCTGGAGGTCACGGCGCCACTGGGCTATCTCGACTTTCTCAGACTCGCGCGGGATGCGCGCGCGATCCTCACGGACTCGGGCGGAGTGCAGAAGGAGGCCTACCTGCTCGGCACGCCGTGCATCACGTTGCGCTCCACCACCGAGTGGGTGGAGACCGTGGAGCAGGGCTGGAACGTGCTCGTGGACCTCAACCGTGATGCCGCCCTGGCGGCGCTCCAGCGGGAGCCGCCGGCGGGTGAGCGGCCTGAGCTCTACGGCGGCGGGCACGCGGCCGAGCGGATTTGCGACGTGCTGGCCGCATACACTCCGGCCGGATGAGCATCCGCGTCGGTGTGGTCGGCCTGGGGTACTGGGGGCCGAACCTCGCACGTAACTTCGATCGTCTGCCGGGCGCAGAGCTGCGCTGGATCTGCGATCAGTCGCCGGACGCGCGCGAGCGCTGGGCGACGTCCTTCCCGGACGCTCGTGCGTCGGGCGATCTGGACGAGCTGCTCGAGGACCCGGAGCTCGACGCGGTTGTCGTGGCTACGCACGTGCCGTCGCATGCCTCGCTGGCTATTCGCGCCCTCGGTGCCGGCAAGCACTGCTTCGTGGAGAAGCCGCTTGCGCAGTCGGTGGCCGAGGCGGAGCAGGTGGTGGCGGCGGCCCGGGAGGCCGGGCGCGTGCTCATGGTGGGGCACCTGCTCGAATACCACCCGGGTGTGGAGAAACTCAAGGAGATCGCGGAGGGCGGCGAGCTCGGCGACATCTACTACCTCTACTCCAATCGGCTGAACCTCGGGAAGCTGCGGCCGGACGAGAACGCGCTCTGGAGCCTTGGCGCGCACGACGTGTCCGTGCTGCTCCACCTCGCCGGCGGCGAGGAGCCGAGCGAGTGCCAGGCATTTGGTGAGAGCTACATGCAGCCGGGGATCGAGGACGTGGTCTTCTGCTACCTCCGCTTCCCGTCCGGCCTCGCCGCCCACCTGCACCTGTCGTGGCTCGACCCGCACAAGGAGCGCCGCTTCACCGTCGTCGGCTCCAAGCGCATGGCCACCTTCGACGACATGGAGATCGAGCGCAAGGTCACGGTCTACGACAAGGGCTTCGACCAGAAGTTCGAGTCCTATGGCGAGTACGTGACGCGCTCGGGCGACATCTGGTCTCCCCATGTGTCGAACGAGGAGCCGCTGCGGATCGAGTGCCGCCACTTCATCGAGCGCGTGGCGGACGGCGGCGAGCCGCGCTCGGGAGGCGAGAGCGGGCTGCGCGTGGTGCGCGTGCTCGAGGCACTGCAGCGCTCGCTCGAGGGGAGCTCCCGTGCTGCGGCGGTCTGACGACCGCGCTCCGGGGCTTCTGCTGGGGGAGGGCGTGACGCTGCCCGACAGCGTCTGGCTCGGCGGGAACGTGGTGATCCACGCCGGCACCTCGATCGGCGAGGGCGCGCGCATTCAGGACGGAGCGGTGCTGGGGAAGCCGCTGGCACTCGGGCCGGCGTCCACCGCGCGGCGCGGCGACCTCGCGCCCCTCGAGATCGGAGCGGGCGCCACGGTGGGCGCGAACGCGGTGATCAACGCGGGCGCGCGCGTGCTGGCGGAGGCGATGGTGGGCGACCGTGCGCACGTTCGCGAGCGCACCGTGGTGGGCGAGGGATCGGTGGTTGGGTCAGGAACCGCGGTGGACAACGACGTGACCATCGGGGCCCGCGTGAAGGTCCAAACCGGCTGCTACCTCACCGCCTTCACCGTGGTGGAGGACGACGTGTTCGTCGCCCCCTGCGTGACCACCACGAACGACAACACGATGGGGCGGCATGAGCGCGACTTCGAGCTGCGCGGTGCCGCGCTCCGCCGCGCCTGCCGCGTGGGCGCGGGCTCGATTCTCCTGCCCGGAGTGGAGGTGGGCCAGGAGGCGTTCGTGGCCGCCGGGGCGCTGGTGACGCGCAACGTGGAGGCGCGCACGCTGGTGATGGGTGTGCCGGCACGGATCGTGCGCCAGGTGGAGGACGCCGAGCTTCTCGAGCAGTGGCGTTGAGGATGGCCGGCTTCCCGCCCGGCCGGCGCGCACGGCGTCGCCGCGCGGAGCGTCGCACGCAGGTGCTCGCGGGGGTGGCGCTAGTGAGCACCGTGGCAGCGGCCGCCGCGGAGTACGGGCGTGTGTGGCGGCGGGGGGAGGCGCCGCTGCCGCAGGAGACCGACGACGTGTTCCTGGCGGCGGGCGAGGCGGCCGTGGAGACGGTGGCGGTGGCGCGCGCGGGGTATCAGGAGGTCTCCACCCACGAGCGCGCGCTGTTCAACCTGTTCTCGTCATTCCTGTTTGCGTTCGTCGGCTCGCGTGCTCTCGCATACGCGCTGCGAGGGCGTAAGACGGTCGGGCCCTTCCGCAACCTCGTGGTGGCCGACCGCCACATCCACCACTTCGTGCCGGGCATATCGCTCGCGTTCGCCTCTGGCTCGGCGGCATTCCTGGTCCGTGACGAGCGGATCCGGTCACGCCTGGCGCTCGGTTTCGGCGCCGGCATGGGGATGACGCTCGACGAGTCGGCGCTGCTGCTCGAGCTGGAGGACGTCTACTGGACCGAGCGCGGGCTCCTGAGCGTCCAGATCGGCTTGATCTTCACCGCATTCATGGGCGCTCTGGCGGTCACGCTGCGCCTGCTCCGCCGCGGCGAAGAGGTGATCCTGCCGAGCTAGTGTCGCGAGTCGTGAGTTCGCGCCCAGACGCCGGGAAGCTGAGTACGAACCTACGACTCCCGACACTAGACCGCGGCGCCCTGCACGCGCCGCGCCGCCTCGGTCCAGATCATCTGATCGCGGCCCGGGCCGACGCCGATCAGCACCACGGGGATCCCGAGGAACTCCTCGATGAACGCGATGTAGTCGCGCGCCGCCTGCGGCAGGTCCTCGAAGTTGCGCGCGCCCGAGATGTCCTCGTGCCAGCCGGGCAGGTCGGTGTATGCGCCCTTCACCTTGTGAACGATCGACTGGTGGTATGGGAAGTCGCGGAAGCGCGCGCCCTCGGGCCCCGTGTACTCGGTGGCCACGGGCAGCGGGTCGATGCCGGTGAGCACGTCGAGCTTCGTGATCACGAGTCCGGTGAGGCCGTTGAGTCGCACCGCGTAGCGGAGCGCGACGAGGTCGAGCCATCCGCAGCGCCGTGCACGGCCGGTGGTGGTGCCGAACTCGCCGCCGGCCTCGCGCAGCCGATCACCCATGTCGTCCTCGAGCTCGGTGGGGAACGGTCCGGCGCCCACGCGCGTGACGTATGCCTTGGCGATGCCCCACACGTCGTCGATGTCCTTCGGCCCGACGCCGGCGCCGATGCAGGCCGCGCCCGCGATCGGGTTCGACGAGGTGACGAACGGATAGGTGCCGTGGTCGATGTCGAGCAGCGTTCCCTGCGCGCCCTCGAAGAGCACGAGGCCGTCACTGTCGAGGGCGTCCCAGACGATGCGCTGCGTGTCCGCGATGAACGGCTCGAGCCGGTGCCCGAGGGTGCGGTACTCCTCGGTCATCGCGTGGAGGTCGAGCGAGGGGTCCTTCGCATAGGGCCGCAGCGACAGGCGCTTCGGCTCCATCGCGGCGGTGATCTTCTGCTTGAGGATCTTCTCGTCCAGCAGGTCCTGCATGCGGATGCCGAGGCGGGCGGCCTTGTCCGCGTAGCAGGGGCCGATGCCGCGCCGGGTGGTGCCGATCTGCAGCTTTCCGAGTCTCGTCTCGCCGGCGTGGTCGAGGAGCAGGTGGTAGGGCATGATCAGGTGCGCGTTCGCCGAGATGCGAAGCCCGCTCGTGTCGATCCCGCGGTGGCGAAGCTCCTCGAGCTCCGAGGTGATCACCTTCGGGTCCACCACCACGCCGTTCCCGATCAGGCACTGCTTGCCGGGGTAGAGGATCCCCGACGGCACGAGGTGGAACTTGTACACCTCGTCGCCGCGGACGATCGTGTGTCCGGCGTTGTTGCCGCCCTGAAAGCGGACGACCGCATCGGCCGTCTCTGCGAGCAGGTCGGTGACCTTGCCCTTCCCCTCGTCGCCCCACTGGGCGCCGACTACAACCAATCCAGGCATTTCGCTTTGGAGTCTAGGGAGCGGCTACCTGACGCAGGTCGCGGCCCATTATCGGTATCGCGGGCCCGCACACGCCCTCGATGCGCGAAACGGTGCGGAAGCCGATCTGGTCTCGCAACTCGTCGAGCCCGAGGTTTGTCGTGACCACGATCGAGCGCTCGTTCTGCCAGCGCTCGTTGACGATCGAGTAGAGCTGCTCGAGCACCCATTCCGTGCGCTTCTCGGCGCCGAGGTCGTCGAGGTGCAGCAGGTCGACCTCGCAGAGGCGGCGGAAGAGGTCGGCATAGGAGCGGTCGGCGTCCGCCTCGTACGTCTCCTTGATGTCGGCCAGCAGGCGCGGCACCGAGTAGATCGCCACGCTGCGTCCCGCCTCGAGGGCTGCCTTCGACACGATCATCGCGAGCGAGGTCTTGCCCGTTCCGACGTCCCCGAAGAACCACAGCCCGCGTCCCTCATCGAGGTTCTTCTCGATCCGCCGCACGAACTGGCGCACCGACTGCAGCACGTACGGATCCATGTTCGCCACCGGCTCGCGGTCGAAGGACACTCCGCGGTAGCGCTTGGGAATCCCGGTGCCGATGCGACGGCTGGCCGAGCGGCTGATGCGCCGATCTCGGCACGGGCACGGACGCGCGACATTCTCCTCGTCGTCGAGCAGCCAGCCGCTGCCGTCGCAGAGGCGCTCGGGGCAGAAGCCGCTGACTTCGGCGAGGTCGCTCACGCCTCACCGCCTCCCATCATCGCGGCGGCCGGATCCATCGACTGGTCGCGATAGAGGTTCGCGAACTTCGGATAGCGCGACAGGAACGTGAGCACGACGTCGGCCACCGGCCCGTTGCGGTGCTTGGCGATGATCACGTCGGCCTCGCCGGGGCGCTCGGAGTCGCGGTTGTAGTACTCGTCGCGGTAGATGAACATCACGAGGTCCGCGTCCTGCTCGATCTGACCGGACTCGCGCAGGTCCGACAGGAGCGGGCGCTTGTCGGGGCGGGACTCGACGGCTCGCGATAGCTGCGACACCGCGATCACGGGGATGTTCAGCTCGCGCGCGAGGATCTTCAATCCGCGGCTGATCTGGCCGATCTGCTCGACGCGGCTGTGCGACGGATCCTCCGGCCGCATCAGCTGGAGGTAGTCCACCACGAGCAGGCCGAGCTCGCGGCGTGCGTGCAGCCGCCGCGCCTTCGCCCGCACCTCGAGGATGCCTATGTCGCTCGAGTCGTCCACGTAGAGCGGCGAGCGGGCGAGCTTCTCGGTGGCCTTCACCACCTTCGGCCAGCGGTCCGGCTTCACGCGGCCCTTGCGAAGGTCGTCGCCGTTCAGCTTGGCCTGCGAGGCGATGAAGCGCTGCGCGAGCTCCGTCTCGGACATCTCCAGCGAGAACAGGGCAACCGGCCGGTCGTGATCGATGGCGGCGTTCTCGGCGATGTTCGTGACTAACGCGCTGTTGTGAACAACGAGGTCGTTGGCGACAAAGTTGTGATGAACCGGCACGGTTAGGTCGTACGTCTCCTCCTGGCCGAGCGGCTCAATCGACGCGATCTCGTCCCACCACAAGTCCGAGGTGGCTAGCTCAGAAAGAGCTTCGTCGTCAATTGCCGCAGCGAGTTCGCCCAGCAGGTGACGCGATAGAGCTCGCCTCTTGACGTGCCAATTGTGGTTGCGGGGACGTCCAGTCGCGACGCTGACCTCGCTCCACGACCGCTCGCCCTTTGCGATTAGGACTTGGTCCCATTCCTCCATGGGGAAGGAATCGCCATAGCTACGCGCCCGCACACTCTGAAGGCGGCGTCTCATGCGCTCGATCGCCCGATCCTTTCCGCACGCGCCGACTCGTTCGCAGAACGTGGCGAGGCTCGCTTGGTCGGTGATCCGCACCTCCCGCGCGACCTTGTCGGTTCCCTCGTAGACTTGTCGCTTCAGCGTCCGGATGCACGAGACGACGCCCAGACGCAGAAGCAAGTGCTGGACGTCGGCGGCCAAGCGCTCGCTGATCGTGGTGTAGCCGATATGCGAGATCCGCTCAGACTGATGGACATAGCCATCGCAGCCGAACAGAACCGACAGGAATCGCGCGACCTGGTCGTCGGACAGAGAAAAGATCGCGTTAGGGACGAACTTCGACTCCGAGCGCTTCCCCCAGATGCCATGTCGTCGGCACAGCTCGGTGACTTCGTTCCGCGGTGCCCCCCGACCTGCGCTGATGCTTGCGTTTCCGTAGCCGTCATGGCGGACCCGGAGGCCCAGGGCATCGACGGCGCGCTCGACCTCGGAAAGCACGGGAGAGTTCGGGCCGTAACAAAACCGCGGCGTCTTGTTGGTGAGATTGCCGTCCGCAATGAGGGCTGCGAGCAGCACGATTTCAGCGTCCCGCATCTGAGCCGCGGGGCCGTGATGCCGCAGCCCGCGCGGCACACCGATCCGCGTTCCGGCGCCTAACTCCTGTACCTCGCGCCAACCCTCCAGGGTCAGCAGCGGGTGGTTCGCGCTCGCCTCCACCTTGCGACCCAGGCGCGTGGTCACCCGATAGACCTGCTGGACGCCGCTTCGGATGAACGCAGTGGCGCGCGTGGGACGCAGCTTCAGATCCGGTCCGAGGGCGGAAACCCAGATCTCTTCGCCCTGCTCACCGCGCTCCACAACCTCGCTGATGGGACGGCGAGCACCGGTGGTGGGGTCGAAGATGAGGGTGGAGCCGACGAGGCACTTGCCCATAGAGGGCCTTGCAGCCAGCACGATCAGGTTGCCCGGCTGGAAGCCGCCGGTGAGATCGTCGAGGTCCTTGAAGCCGGATGGCGTGCCGGTGAGGGCGATACCCTGGCGCGAGACGAGCTCCAGCTTGTCCAGCTCGTCGTGCAGCACCTCCTCGATCGAGCGCAGTTCGCCGGTGCGTTCCTCGTGGGCGACGTTGTAGAAGCGGCCCTCGACCCTGTCGATCAGCTCCTGGACGTTGCCCGAGTGGCTGTAGACGTCGTCCTCGGTCGTCCGGGCGGCGTCGAGCAGCTTGCGCAGGAGGGCATGCTGCTTGACGATGCGGGCGTAGTGGCGCACGTTGCCCGCGGCCGGCACCATGCTCGGCAGCGAGTGGATGTAGGCAGTGCCGCCGGCTTCCTCGAGCTCCCCGGCGCGCGCCAGCTCGTCGCACACCGTGACCGCGTCCACAGCCTCCGGATCCGGCTTCTCCTTCAGCCGCCGCATGGCGCTGAAGATCTTCTGGTGGCGCGGCCGGTAGAAGTCCTCGGCCCGCAGCCGGGTGTCGATCAGAACGCCGTCTAGGGCCTGCTCGGCGAGCAGGATCGCGCCGAGCACGGAGGTCTCGGCCTCGAGGTTCTGAGGCGGAAGCTTGCCTGCCGCCTCAGGCGACGAAGGAGGAACTGAGATTGCCACGACCCGTCAATAGTTAGCCGGGCCGGGGACAGAAACAAGAGACGCGGACGGGCGCAGCAAGCTGTTGTCCGCAGTCACCGGCTTATTTCGGCTGGTGGCTGCAATCCCGCGGCCGCCGGCGTCCTTGGCGGCCTTGGTATTCGCAACCAGCCGGGGCACACGTCTACTCGGCGGTGACGATCGTCTTGACGTCGGCAGTCACACCCTCGGACACCTCGACGGTGACCATGTGCGTGCCGGTGGTCTTGATCGGGTGATCCAGGTGGACCTTGCGGCGGTCGAGCCGAATGCCGCGGGCCTGCTTGATCGCGTCAACGATGTCCTGCGCGGTGACGGAGCCGAACAGACGGCCGTCGTCCCCCGCCTGCTGCGGGATCGTGAGCACGGTCTTCGTGAGCAACGCCGCGTTCTCCTCGGCACGATCGGCGGCCTCCTGGGCAGCCCGCTCGGCCGCCTCCATGCGCCGCTGTGCCTCGGCTATCGCGCCGGGCGTGGCGGGCTGGGCCAGCTTCCGCGGGACAAGGAAGTTGCGCAGGTAGCCGGGCGAGACGTCGACCACGTCACCGCGATCGCCAAGCGTCTCCACCGACTGGAGCAGGATTGCCTGTGCCATCGCTACCTACCTCCGGTGATTGTGAAAACCGAGGAGAGCGAGGACGCAGGGAGGCCGTAGGGCGCTAGCCCGCGGGCGACCGAGGACGAAGCTATCCGACGGTTTACAGCCATCACCGCTCGGCGACGTAGGGGAGAAGGCCAAGCTCGCGGGCTCGCTTCACCGCGCGGGCCAGCTGGCGCTGATGGCGCCTGCAGGCCCCGGTGATGCGGGCGGAGCGGATCTTGCCCTTCTCGCTCATGGCGCGACGCAGGGTGCCGAAGTCCTTGTAATCGACGACGTCGACCTTGTCGCGACAGAAGGCGCAGGGCTTCCGCCGACCGCCGGAACCCGGGCCCTTCTTGCCATCGCGCCGACGCGTCTGCTGCCGGCTACCGCGCTGTTTTGCCACCTGTGAAGTACTCCTTCGAAACGTCTAAAACGGGATGTCGTCGTCCCCGCTGCTGCCACCCGACGGCGCCGCCTGGAAGTCGGCAGTGTCGGCTGGGACATCGCTCTGCGGCGTGAAACGACCGCC
This portion of the Thermoleophilaceae bacterium genome encodes:
- the dnaB gene encoding replicative DNA helicase; translation: MAISVPPSSPEAAGKLPPQNLEAETSVLGAILLAEQALDGVLIDTRLRAEDFYRPRHQKIFSAMRRLKEKPDPEAVDAVTVCDELARAGELEEAGGTAYIHSLPSMVPAAGNVRHYARIVKQHALLRKLLDAARTTEDDVYSHSGNVQELIDRVEGRFYNVAHEERTGELRSIEEVLHDELDKLELVSRQGIALTGTPSGFKDLDDLTGGFQPGNLIVLAARPSMGKCLVGSTLIFDPTTGARRPISEVVERGEQGEEIWVSALGPDLKLRPTRATAFIRSGVQQVYRVTTRLGRKVEASANHPLLTLEGWREVQELGAGTRIGVPRGLRHHGPAAQMRDAEIVLLAALIADGNLTNKTPRFCYGPNSPVLSEVERAVDALGLRVRHDGYGNASISAGRGAPRNEVTELCRRHGIWGKRSESKFVPNAIFSLSDDQVARFLSVLFGCDGYVHQSERISHIGYTTISERLAADVQHLLLRLGVVSCIRTLKRQVYEGTDKVAREVRITDQASLATFCERVGACGKDRAIERMRRRLQSVRARSYGDSFPMEEWDQVLIAKGERSWSEVSVATGRPRNHNWHVKRRALSRHLLGELAAAIDDEALSELATSDLWWDEIASIEPLGQEETYDLTVPVHHNFVANDLVVHNSALVTNIAENAAIDHDRPVALFSLEMSETELAQRFIASQAKLNGDDLRKGRVKPDRWPKVVKATEKLARSPLYVDDSSDIGILEVRAKARRLHARRELGLLVVDYLQLMRPEDPSHSRVEQIGQISRGLKILARELNIPVIAVSQLSRAVESRPDKRPLLSDLRESGQIEQDADLVMFIYRDEYYNRDSERPGEADVIIAKHRNGPVADVVLTFLSRYPKFANLYRDQSMDPAAAMMGGGEA
- a CDS encoding ATP-binding protein gives rise to the protein MSDLAEVSGFCPERLCDGSGWLLDDEENVARPCPCRDRRISRSASRRIGTGIPKRYRGVSFDREPVANMDPYVLQSVRQFVRRIEKNLDEGRGLWFFGDVGTGKTSLAMIVSKAALEAGRSVAIYSVPRLLADIKETYEADADRSYADLFRRLCEVDLLHLDDLGAEKRTEWVLEQLYSIVNERWQNERSIVVTTNLGLDELRDQIGFRTVSRIEGVCGPAIPIMGRDLRQVAAP
- a CDS encoding DapH/DapD/GlmU-related protein gives rise to the protein MLRRSDDRAPGLLLGEGVTLPDSVWLGGNVVIHAGTSIGEGARIQDGAVLGKPLALGPASTARRGDLAPLEIGAGATVGANAVINAGARVLAEAMVGDRAHVRERTVVGEGSVVGSGTAVDNDVTIGARVKVQTGCYLTAFTVVEDDVFVAPCVTTTNDNTMGRHERDFELRGAALRRACRVGAGSILLPGVEVGQEAFVAAGALVTRNVEARTLVMGVPARIVRQVEDAELLEQWR
- the wecB gene encoding UDP-N-acetylglucosamine 2-epimerase (non-hydrolyzing), with product MRIATIVGNRPQFVKAAAVSRLIRGAHEELLVHTGQHYDDELSRIFFEELNVPAPDRELGVGSGTAAEQTARMLSALEPVLREWAPDLVLVYGDTNSTLAGALAAAQQRIPVAHVEAGMRSGDWSMPEELNRVLTDHASDLLLCSTPTAVANLEREGVRGRVELVGDVMADVSLAFASVAEERSDALERYGVAPGEYLLVTAHRAGNVDDPERLRRLVELLEALPEKAVFPLHPRTRARLEAAGLLERVSGAPRLEVTAPLGYLDFLRLARDARAILTDSGGVQKEAYLLGTPCITLRSTTEWVETVEQGWNVLVDLNRDAALAALQREPPAGERPELYGGGHAAERICDVLAAYTPAG
- the rpsR gene encoding 30S ribosomal protein S18 — its product is MAKQRGSRQQTRRRDGKKGPGSGGRRKPCAFCRDKVDVVDYKDFGTLRRAMSEKGKIRSARITGACRRHQRQLARAVKRARELGLLPYVAER
- a CDS encoding adenylosuccinate synthase encodes the protein MPGLVVVGAQWGDEGKGKVTDLLAETADAVVRFQGGNNAGHTIVRGDEVYKFHLVPSGILYPGKQCLIGNGVVVDPKVITSELEELRHRGIDTSGLRISANAHLIMPYHLLLDHAGETRLGKLQIGTTRRGIGPCYADKAARLGIRMQDLLDEKILKQKITAAMEPKRLSLRPYAKDPSLDLHAMTEEYRTLGHRLEPFIADTQRIVWDALDSDGLVLFEGAQGTLLDIDHGTYPFVTSSNPIAGAACIGAGVGPKDIDDVWGIAKAYVTRVGAGPFPTELEDDMGDRLREAGGEFGTTTGRARRCGWLDLVALRYAVRLNGLTGLVITKLDVLTGIDPLPVATEYTGPEGARFRDFPYHQSIVHKVKGAYTDLPGWHEDISGARNFEDLPQAARDYIAFIEEFLGIPVVLIGVGPGRDQMIWTEAARRVQGAAV
- the rplI gene encoding 50S ribosomal protein L9, giving the protein MAQAILLQSVETLGDRGDVVDVSPGYLRNFLVPRKLAQPATPGAIAEAQRRMEAAERAAQEAADRAEENAALLTKTVLTIPQQAGDDGRLFGSVTAQDIVDAIKQARGIRLDRRKVHLDHPIKTTGTHMVTVEVSEGVTADVKTIVTAE
- a CDS encoding Gfo/Idh/MocA family oxidoreductase, which encodes MSIRVGVVGLGYWGPNLARNFDRLPGAELRWICDQSPDARERWATSFPDARASGDLDELLEDPELDAVVVATHVPSHASLAIRALGAGKHCFVEKPLAQSVAEAEQVVAAAREAGRVLMVGHLLEYHPGVEKLKEIAEGGELGDIYYLYSNRLNLGKLRPDENALWSLGAHDVSVLLHLAGGEEPSECQAFGESYMQPGIEDVVFCYLRFPSGLAAHLHLSWLDPHKERRFTVVGSKRMATFDDMEIERKVTVYDKGFDQKFESYGEYVTRSGDIWSPHVSNEEPLRIECRHFIERVADGGEPRSGGESGLRVVRVLEALQRSLEGSSRAAAV
- a CDS encoding aminotransferase class IV; protein product: MTQTPTAVSTAELACLDGKVAPAAETSIPILDDGFLRGDGIFEAIHVYEGRPFATADHLDRLERSAKNLHLDVPVARAELEAEIADLVERRGGASFTGALRIVLTRGGRRLVMTEPLAEFPERARLAFVTYSPTRILDGVKSLSYAANMLATRIARERGFDDALLVTPHGRVLELPTSSIFWVAGDGQLCTPPLSDHILASITRDRLMGLTDAEERPCTTEDLLDASEAFVASSIREVQPVGTIEDRDFGEPGERTRAAAAAFREHVEQELGRAS